The Nitrospira defluvii nucleotide sequence TTTCCCGACCAGAATGACGGTCGTGGACAATCAGTTTGGTGACTATTCGATCTATTCGTCGAAAGATCTGATCAAAGCCATCCGTGACGAAGCGCAAAATCCCTATATCAGTCTCTTCCGGCAACACGTATTGCCCTCTATTTTAACCGATCGTCCGGATTTGGTCGGCGTCTCGATTACCGCCACGTCGCAAATCATTCCGGGGCTGACCCTCTGTAGATTGATCAAGGAGCATGCGCCTGAACTTCATGTGACGGTCGGGGGAAGTATTTTTACGCGCTTGGTGGACAATCTCCGCCGCTGTCCTTGGCTCTTCGATCTGGTCGATGACTTTGTGGTGTTTGAGGGTGAAACGGCCTTGCTTGAGCTTGTGAACCAAATGGATGGCAAGCGAGACTTCAGCAAGGTGCCCAATTTGATTTATCGGCAAAACGGGAAAATCACCGTCAATCAGCCGTTCTACTCTGAAAATATCAACCAGCTGACCGCGCCCAATTACGATGGCTTCCCCCTTGATCTCTACCTCTCGCCTGAGCCGGTCTTGCCCGTGCAGTTTTCGCGCGGCTGCTACTACAAAGACTGTGCGTTCTGCGCATTGACGCTCGATCATCAAAATTTTCGTCAGCGTGATCCAGGCAAGACGGTAGACGATCTGGTCTGGCTAAAAGAGCGTTATGGCGCGGAATCATTCTTCTTCACCGATGAATGTTTCGCCCTTTCTCCCACGAAACGACTCTGTCAGCAAATGATTGATCGCCAGATCAATGTGAAGTGGACCTGCGAGCTTCGATTCGAGAAGAACCTGACACGAGAGTTGCTCGCGCAAATGCGAGATGCCGGTTGTTTGAAAATTGTATTCGGCCTGGAATCGTTCAACCAGCGCGTCATGGACTTCATGAAAAAGGGCATCAAGCAGGAATGGGTACGCCGCATCGTCGATGACTGTGTGGATCTCGGTATCGCGGTGCACTGCTATGTGATCGTTGGGTTCCCAACGGAGAAGGAAGAAGAGGCGCTCGAGACCATGAATTTCGTCGTGCAGAATACCAAGCTGCATGAATCGTACGGCTTCTCCTGCCAGCCCTGCCTCTTCGACTTGGAAAAAGAGGCGCCGATCATGAGTGATCCAAGCAGTTACGGCATCAGGCGAATCATGCGGCCGGCAACCGAGGACTTGAGTCTGGGCTTCTTCTACGAAGTGCAGGAGGGGATGACCCCGGCTCAAGCCGAGCAGCTTTACCAGCAGGTCTACGAAAAAATCAGTGAAGTTGTCTGCGAATTGCCGTTTAATTATTCCATGGCCGATGGATTACTGTATATCGCGAGGGCAAAGTCCCAAGCGTTGCAGGTGCCGCAACCAACCGGTTCCTAGTAAATGGGCAAGGCCCTGAATGCGGCGGAGGCCGTAGCGTGGCTGTGTGACCAAGGGCGTTCGCCCGGTGTTCTAGGGAGGGCTCGAGATGTCTGTTAGCGTCGTCGGCGTCGAGCGATCGACCGGACGAGTTGAAGATCAGGGGCTTCTGTTCGAATACACCATCAAGCTGGTGTTGTTCGTCGGATTCTTCGAGCTCGTCCTGTACCGTTTGGTCTCGCGACTAGGCATGCATATCAGCAAGATTGCCGCTCAGCATGAGTGGGTCGGCAGCTTATTTAAACTGTTGACCTCGGTGGGGTTTGCGCTGCTCAATGTGGTCGCTATTTTTGTCTTTCTTGCGCTGGTGGTCTTGCTGGTCAACAGAATTCGCGCCAAGGGGATTGCCGGCTTCAACTTGGTGACCGTGCCGAGTGTTGCACTCCTGCTGATTTTGACGGGCGCCTTCCTCATTGTGCAACCAGCCATGCTTGGCTCCATAGCGTACAATGTGGTGACAATCATTGCGCTCACGGCGCTGATGCTCGAGTATTTGTCACAGCAGCCCGAGTGGTCGAAGCGCATCATGGGGCTCGTGTATTATTTCGGCATTTCGGGATGGCTCTACTATCAAATTTTTTCCACGACGTATGGCTGGATGGGTGTTCTTGCGGCACCGCCGTTGGTTTATGAGGCCAACCGTCTTGGCGAAGCGTTGATGGTTCTGGCCAGTATCCTGGTATTTTGGGCCTATGGGCGCGGGGTCTCCTTCCGCACGAGGAACAAGCAACAACGCCGCCGTGCCATCTGGTTCGGGGCAGTCTCCGGATTGGTATTTTTCGGCCTGCTTTTTATGGATTACTTTTTAGGGCTCTACAACCCGGCCCTGGCCCATTCCATCAGGAAGGCGGGCGAAGGGATCAGCTGGATCTTTCAAATGGGCATGGGCTATACCTTTTACCTTCCCTTTGCCTTCTATGTCGCAGGGCTGTTGTGTTGGTCGTACACCGTGATCAGACTCGTGACCATGGGACGTGTGGCAGGCTATGGTCTCGCCTTGATGTTTATTGCCGGCTACGCGCTGCTGTTTTCCAGTTTGACCTTGATGGTGATTCTCGGGGTCATGTTGTTGACGCTCGATCGACCGAAGGGCGCGGTGACTGAGCAGGCGACGGTGAGCCGACCTCCGCTGGTCGGCACGCAGGAGTCTCTCGTTGGCGGGCAAATTTAACTGTTTGACTTACCCAGAGTAGGATGCGTTGTTATGGACGAACAGACACAAACTAGCGGAGTGGAGCAGGGAAGCGCGGCGGTGGATCCAGGCGATCAACCATTGAGCCCTGATGAGGAAATTGCGGAAATCGAAAAATTACTGAACACAGAGCCGGATGATTTCCAGGCTCGGTGTCGGTTGGGCGAACTCTATTTCAGCAAGGGCCGGCTCGACGACGCGCTCACCGAAGTGAAGAAATCGATCGAGATGGCCGAGGGGCTGCGAACGGAAATGAATCGGTCGCTTGCCATGTATTACTCCAATCTCGGAACCATCTATGCCACCAAGGGAATGATCGATGAGGCCGAGGCAGAGTTTAAGCGCGCGCTCGATGTGCACGCGTACGATGTGCTCGCCCTGTTCAACTTGGGTCGGGTGCAGGCGGACAGGCGGAAGTACATGGAGTCCAAGAATTACTATGAGCGGCTTGTGGAGATCACTCCGGATGATCCGATGGCGTGGTACAATCTCGCCGGGGTCTACGTAGAGCTCGACAATCCCCAGGTGTCCGACTACAACACGATCGATATGGCGATTCAGTGTTACATGCGCGTCCTTGAACTGGATCCGAAGCACTTAGAAGCGAGCTTCAAGCTGATGGAAATCGCCCTCAACCACCGAAAGACGGACTTAGCGATCAAGGTCATGGAGAGCGCAGTCGAGCACAATCCGGACGAACCACTCGCGTACTATAATTTGATCAGCGTGTACGACAAGTGCAAGATGTTCGAGCAGGCCGAGCAGGCTCGTCAGCGTTTAAAGGAGCGATTTGCGAAAAAGGCGAAAGAGGGAGCCGCATCCTGAACATGTGAGCAAAGGAGACACACCATGTTTGGCAGTCTAGGTTTTACAGAGTTGATCCTGATCCTGTTCATCGTCTTGATCATTTTCGGAGCAGGGAAGTTGCCGCAGCTCGGTGAAGGAATCGGCAAGGCGATCAAAGGATTCAAGAAATCCGTCCATGAGGCGGACGCGATCGAAGCCGAGGCTCAGGCCCAGGCTCAGCAGGCTGAGCCAGTTCAGGCGCAAGCCATCGCTCCACCGTCCGCAGCGCCCATGGCGACGCCCGTGGTGGAGCAGCCGGTTGCCGCGGCGCCTCCTGCCGCGCGGGCATAACATCACTCGTTGAAACGGGCTCAGCATAGATCGGACGTAGATCGTCATGGAAACAGATGTTCAGTTAGCTCCCGGATATATCGAAACCTTTGCCGGTAATGGCAAGGCCAGGAGTACGGGGGACGGTAAACGCGCCGTGAAGGCCGGCATCCCGCTTCCGCATCACGTCGCTCTGGATCGGGACGAAAAGTGGTTGTATTTCGCCGAGTCAGGCTCGGATCGTGTTCGTCGCGTCAGCTTGACGGAAGGTACCGTTCATAATTTCGCGGGTATCGGGGAGACCTGTTACAGCGGAGACGAAGGGCCTTGCGGAGAAGCCGGATTGTACCTGCCCCTGGATGTCGCCTGTGACTCTCGCAATGACCTGTATATTTGCGATTCCGGCAGCAATCGTATTCGGAAGATCGATCATGAGACCGGAGTCATCACCACGGTGGTGGGGACCGGCGAACATGGCTTCAATGGTGACGGCCCGGCGCTAGAAGTCAATTTGACCTGGCCTGCCGCGATCGCGTTCGACACCAATGACGTCATGTATATCGCGGATACCCAGGCGCACCGGATTCGTCGCTATGATCCACGGACCGGGCATGTGGAAACCATCGCCGGAACCTGGACTGCGGAAGATGAGGCTAGAGAACAACCGCTCGTTGCGCGCAATTTGGTGGTGTTATCCGGTGACGCGATTGGGATTGATTTCAGTGATGATAACGGTTGGTTGATGCCTGTCTGTTCAGACGGACTCGATTTATCGATGTATCTGGATGACGGCAAGTCTGCCCTTGAGGCCAGGCTGTACGACATCGTCGGTATCGCGGTGGACCATGCGGGTCATGTCTACGTGGTCGATAAGGGTAGCAATCGTGTGCGGAAGATCAATCGTGAGACTGGTCTGATCTCTACCTTCGCCGGCGTCTGCCGGTATGGGTATGATGGAGACGGTAAGCCTGCGGCCAAGTCTATGCTCCATGCGCCGGAAGCCATTGTCTTTGACCGGCACAACCACGCCTACATTTCGGATACGGGAAATCATCGGGTTCGGAGAGTGGATGCCGAGACGGGTGAGATCAGCACGGTGGCCGGCAACGGCGATAGCGGGTATGATGACAAGAATATGGGCGGATGTGGGGCGGCCCGGTTTGTCGCGAAAGATGCGACCGGTGCCCTGAAGCATGGCGACGGCCTGCTCG carries:
- a CDS encoding B12-binding domain-containing radical SAM protein, with amino-acid sequence MKVSLLFPPTWHPSQPYLSLPSLTGFLTQAGVKNVSQRDLGIELLDKVLTQSFAHGLYQQLVDKQRSLERERSGDTGPGSAEQLARVIESLDRFPYLFERIELAKETLRGEGFYDIEAYRNSLFLIDKWLEVLSSLYFPTRMTVVDNQFGDYSIYSSKDLIKAIRDEAQNPYISLFRQHVLPSILTDRPDLVGVSITATSQIIPGLTLCRLIKEHAPELHVTVGGSIFTRLVDNLRRCPWLFDLVDDFVVFEGETALLELVNQMDGKRDFSKVPNLIYRQNGKITVNQPFYSENINQLTAPNYDGFPLDLYLSPEPVLPVQFSRGCYYKDCAFCALTLDHQNFRQRDPGKTVDDLVWLKERYGAESFFFTDECFALSPTKRLCQQMIDRQINVKWTCELRFEKNLTRELLAQMRDAGCLKIVFGLESFNQRVMDFMKKGIKQEWVRRIVDDCVDLGIAVHCYVIVGFPTEKEEEALETMNFVVQNTKLHESYGFSCQPCLFDLEKEAPIMSDPSSYGIRRIMRPATEDLSLGFFYEVQEGMTPAQAEQLYQQVYEKISEVVCELPFNYSMADGLLYIARAKSQALQVPQPTGS
- the tatA gene encoding twin-arginine translocase TatA/TatE family subunit; the protein is MFGSLGFTELILILFIVLIIFGAGKLPQLGEGIGKAIKGFKKSVHEADAIEAEAQAQAQQAEPVQAQAIAPPSAAPMATPVVEQPVAAAPPAARA
- a CDS encoding tetratricopeptide repeat protein, whose amino-acid sequence is MDEQTQTSGVEQGSAAVDPGDQPLSPDEEIAEIEKLLNTEPDDFQARCRLGELYFSKGRLDDALTEVKKSIEMAEGLRTEMNRSLAMYYSNLGTIYATKGMIDEAEAEFKRALDVHAYDVLALFNLGRVQADRRKYMESKNYYERLVEITPDDPMAWYNLAGVYVELDNPQVSDYNTIDMAIQCYMRVLELDPKHLEASFKLMEIALNHRKTDLAIKVMESAVEHNPDEPLAYYNLISVYDKCKMFEQAEQARQRLKERFAKKAKEGAAS